From the Methanobacterium sp. BAmetb5 genome, the window ACGCTGTTGATTTAATTCATCAACACTTTTTTCCAATTCATTTCCCTCATCCTCTGCCATGTCAAATCCCCACCAAAGAAATTGGTTTTAGGTGCATTAGACCTAATTCAATCTATGGATATTATAGTAAAAGGCATATATTAATTTTTAGATGGGAATTAACAGGAAATGATGATTTCATTTGATTATCCAGAACAACAAGCATATGGTTATTACTTTTTAGGATGTTGATGACATCTGCATTTCAGTGCTAAAGTCCAGTTAGATAAATAAATTGCACGGAATTACGATTTTATTAGTCATTGAGTATATAGAATTAGAATGGAAATGTATTGAATGGAAGGTGGTAAAGATGCCAGAAAATATTCCAGAAAAAGGAGCAGTTATCCAGAAAGATCTGGAAACCTACGCAATAATTCCCTATATTCCCGGGGGTATGGTGGACCCGGATACATTAATTAAAATAGCGAATACTGCCCAGAAATACCATGCAAAAACTCTTAAAGTAACTTCTAACCAGAGTATTGCCATTATTGGGATTAAATACGATGATATTGACCGGATCTGGGAAGATCTGGACATGAAACCTGGAGGGTTCATTGGGAAAAAAGTTAGAACCACTAAAATTTGCCCCGGAACCACCTACTGCAAACGAGGTCAACAGGATTCCATCAGCCTGGGACTTAAAATCGATGAACGGTTCCAGGGAATAGAACTACCCAACAAACTAAAAATTGGAGTATCCGGGTGTCCAAATTCCTGTTCAGAGTCAGGAGTGAAAGATATTGGAGTCATTGGCTTCAGAAAGGGGTGGAGAATTATGGTAGGTGGAACCAGTGGAATAAAACCAATGATCGGCCAAATGTTAGCCCAAGATCTGCCAGATGAAGAAGCCCTGGAACTGATTGGGAAAATAATCGAATATTACCAGGAAAACGGGGACAAAAAACGTTTAGGTAGATTTATAGAGAGGATGGGTTTTGAAAGATTTAAAAACACTGTTCTCGAAGAATGAATATCAATTGAGATAAATCTTTAAAAAAATTGGATTTAGCCCTAAAAATCCATAATATTGGAGAAAATATCTCCAATTCTTTTTATAGCCGGCATACATTCGTTACTGATTTGTTCTGTAACCGCAGGGCTAATGAAGAATCAGAAATCTAAATAGGAATCGAGAAAATAGATAGTAGTAATGAAAAAAAGACTATGGTTAATGATACTTCTTGGTAGTTTTTAAAATACTCCTGATGGATTTCAGGCGATATTTACGTACATTACGAACGTAATGGTCTTTATTCTCGGTATTTTTATCATCCGAAGTCATAACAATCCCCCCTGTAAGTTATTATGTTATCTTTGGTTATTATATTTTTTTAAAGGATAAAAAAAATTAAAAAATAAAAAAAGTTCTCAATTTTAATATAATTTAAACATTTGCCATTTTATAGACTAAATAATCGCAATGCTTCACCAACTTCCCTTAAGTTCCGGATTTCTACTGCTTCTTGTCCGGTGAACTTTTGCCATCTATTCCCAATTACCTACATTAAAAAGGAATGAAATCACACAATTTATATATTTAATAACGTATCCTGGATTCAATACCATGATCAACATTGTATACGATATCAAAGTTTACAGACAGACCCTGAAAGACATTATCAAAGAAGATGATGTTGTAGTAGAGCTGGGCTGCCATGTAGGTAATTCCACCCGTATCATATCCCAGCTGGCGCCCCACGGAAAGATAATAGCACTCGATAAGGGCACTGAATCTAAAGAGAAGCTGGATGAACTGAAAAAGGAAGTTGAAACTCCCATTGAGTTTATCCAGCAGGATGTGCGTCTACACGAAACCCTGGAAGAAGTGGCCCAAAAGGTGGAGGAGTGGGGAGGATGTGATGTTCTCTCGGTGGATCTGGGTGGAGGTTACCATCCCGACACCACCTTCAAAGTTTTCTACATTTGGTCATCAACTTTAAAACCTCGTGATACAATAATAAGAAATAGAGGTCTTTTAGACTTTATTCACTCATCATCCGGCACTGAGATCATCAGGTCAGAAAATGGGTGGCTGGAGTCCTGTGGAGATGATGGCATCCCACCGCGTTTAAAAGAACTAAAACTCTGGTCTCCTAAACTATAAGAAGGAGGGTATTTATGATAGGAAAGAAAATCAGGATTGAAAGGATAATCAACCGGAAAACCGGGAGATGTGTTATCGTGCCCATGGATCACGGTGTTTCCATCGGACCTGTGGAAGGAATAATAAAAATGGCAGAGACCATAGATGAAGTGGCCAGCGGCGGTGCCAACGCTGTAATAATGCATAAAGGAATGGTCGGCACAGGACACCGAGGTTATGGGCGAGATATTGGGCTGATTATCCACTTATCCGCCAGTACTGCCCTGGGACCAGACCCGGATCATAAAGTACTGGTGACCAGTGTGGAAAAAGCCATCCAGTTGGGAGCAGACGCAGTATCAGTACACGTAAACGTGGGATCAGAGATGGAACCCGAGATGTTAATGCACCTGGGAAGCATCTCCGAGATCTGTGATGACTGGGGAATGCCCCTCATTGCCATGATGTACCCCCGCGGCAAGAAAATTGACAATGAACACGATGCCGAAGTGGTTAAGCTGGCATCCCGTGCCGGTGCCGAACTGGGAGCCGACATCATTAAAACCAATTACACCGGAGACCCGGAGACATTCAAAGAAGTTATCGACGGTTGCCCCGTCCCCTTGGTCATTGCCGGAGGGCCCCGAGTGGAAACCGACCGTGAACTTCTGGAAATGGTTAAAAACTCGGTGGACATGGGTGGAGCTGGTGTGGCCATAGGTAGAAACATTTTCCAGGCCAGATCACCCCAGAAAACAACACGGGCCATTGCAGAAATAGTGCACAACAACCTGGAAGTGGACGAAGCCCTTAAAATCTTAAATGGTAAATAAATAACCCATTTTTTAAACCCCGATAAAATAAACCCCCAAAAAACACGAACATTTGTAGACGAAAGGAACTATAAATGTTTTAGAAGGTTAAACTATGAAATTTGCGTGGATAATGGCTGAAGGTAATGTATGGGACAAGAAAAAACAATTCATTACCACTGCACTGGAATCCGGGATGGATCACGTTGTTGACTTCAGCGATGTGGACAATATCCGCAGACTGGGTAATGTAAAACTCATCTCGGATATTGATGGCTCCGATGTGATGCTGGTAGGTCGTAACAGTGAAGGTGATGGCACCCTTATCATACCCGATGATCTTTCAGAATCCAAGGATCTGGCTGCAGTTAAAAGGTTAAAGAGAATGGACAAGAAAGTAGCAGCCTATGTGGAAATTCTCACCAAAAAACATCAGGAACTGGCTGCTCTCCTGGGAAAGGAAGCAGATTACCTAATACTCATGGGACGTGACTGGAAGGTCATTCCCCTGGAAAACCTCATTGCTGGATTGCAGGACGAAGATGTGAAGATCATTGCCGCAGTAGCGGACTACGATGAAGCTAAAGTAGCCCTGGAAACAATGGAACACGGAACCGATGGTATTCTACTCTGCCCCCATGAAATTAGCCATATAAAAAAGGTTTCGGAGTTAATAGACAAGATAAAAAGTGAAAGTTACCAATTGAAACCAGCCACCATAACCAAGGTGGAACCA encodes:
- a CDS encoding NAD(P)/FAD-dependent oxidoreductase → MPENIPEKGAVIQKDLETYAIIPYIPGGMVDPDTLIKIANTAQKYHAKTLKVTSNQSIAIIGIKYDDIDRIWEDLDMKPGGFIGKKVRTTKICPGTTYCKRGQQDSISLGLKIDERFQGIELPNKLKIGVSGCPNSCSESGVKDIGVIGFRKGWRIMVGGTSGIKPMIGQMLAQDLPDEEALELIGKIIEYYQENGDKKRLGRFIERMGFERFKNTVLEE
- a CDS encoding SAM-dependent methyltransferase, which codes for MINIVYDIKVYRQTLKDIIKEDDVVVELGCHVGNSTRIISQLAPHGKIIALDKGTESKEKLDELKKEVETPIEFIQQDVRLHETLEEVAQKVEEWGGCDVLSVDLGGGYHPDTTFKVFYIWSSTLKPRDTIIRNRGLLDFIHSSSGTEIIRSENGWLESCGDDGIPPRLKELKLWSPKL
- a CDS encoding 2-amino-3,7-dideoxy-D-threo-hept-6-ulosonate synthase yields the protein MIGKKIRIERIINRKTGRCVIVPMDHGVSIGPVEGIIKMAETIDEVASGGANAVIMHKGMVGTGHRGYGRDIGLIIHLSASTALGPDPDHKVLVTSVEKAIQLGADAVSVHVNVGSEMEPEMLMHLGSISEICDDWGMPLIAMMYPRGKKIDNEHDAEVVKLASRAGAELGADIIKTNYTGDPETFKEVIDGCPVPLVIAGGPRVETDRELLEMVKNSVDMGGAGVAIGRNIFQARSPQKTTRAIAEIVHNNLEVDEALKILNGK
- a CDS encoding 3-dehydroquinate synthase II → MKFAWIMAEGNVWDKKKQFITTALESGMDHVVDFSDVDNIRRLGNVKLISDIDGSDVMLVGRNSEGDGTLIIPDDLSESKDLAAVKRLKRMDKKVAAYVEILTKKHQELAALLGKEADYLILMGRDWKVIPLENLIAGLQDEDVKIIAAVADYDEAKVALETMEHGTDGILLCPHEISHIKKVSELIDKIKSESYQLKPATITKVEPVGIGDRVCVDTCSMMHLGEGMLVGSYSQGLFLVHSESMESEYVASRPFRVNAGPVHAYVMTPGNKTKYLSELETGDEVLTVDQEGNSKVAIVGRVKIEKRPLMLVEAESDGVILRTLLQNAETIRLVSEDGTPLSVAELKVGDKVMIYLDPKARHFGMAIEETIIEK